In Macrobrachium rosenbergii isolate ZJJX-2024 unplaced genomic scaffold, ASM4041242v1 171, whole genome shotgun sequence, a genomic segment contains:
- the LOC136838157 gene encoding zinc finger MYM-type protein 1-like: MQILDIRFPRDKNQRKFSSFHYQRHLPNGGEVMHRKWLQYSVSTDSVMCFCCKLFGMKRISSLSSIGLRDWKNLSSLLSSHEKLPDHLDNVGKWKELEQRLKKHKTIDDETQRARERVENCWQQILERLIALNELIDILANAIKEEILRNARAAKYFSVILDSTPDVSHVEQMTVIIRFVQVDEDNAVIAVREHFLGYVPLQETTGAFMAETILEEFKKMDLCIDNLRGQGYDNGSNMKGKHNGAQKKILQRNPRALFMPCSAHTLNLVVNDAASCCLEATNFFGLIQKLYVFFSASTHRWDVLKRHVQSLTVKPLSETRWESRIDALKPIRYQIGDIYDALTEMATDSTLLGSSGNSTRAEAKALANGIATFKFLVSLIVWYDILFEINITSKQLQAKENDISSALKQLERTRMFLEERRSDTEFEKVLVDTTELANDLEIDPFFVADSVRLRKKKRQFDYEGEDTPVQNAKVNFKVNFYFAILDVAINSVLERFQQLQQMKSVFGFLYDVKSLNGITNTQLMEHCTKLEKALRDGESKDIDATDLCHELQAVARRLQPDTVIPLDVLKFICEQGLVHSVPNTFVALHILQSCERSFSKLKLIKTYLRSTMTEERLVGLAMVSIENEIAQKVDLKNLVADFAKKKARKAHF, encoded by the exons ATGCAGATATTGGATATCAGGTTTCCAAGAGATAAAAACCAGAGAAAGTTTTCGAGCTTCCATTATCAAAGACATTTACCCAATGGAGGAGAAGTTATGCACCGAAAGTGGCTACAATATTCAGTGTCAACTGATTCTGTAATGTGCTTCTGTTGCAAGTTGTTTGGCATGAAACGCATTTCTTCACTTTCTAGTATTGGATTACGAGACTGGAAAAACTTGTCATCATTACTGTCATCACATGAAAAATTACCTGATCATTTGGACAATGTGGGCAAGTGGAAAGAGCTTGAGCAGCGTTTGAAGAAACACAAAACAATAGATGATGAAACCCAGCGTGCAAGAGAAAGAGTTGAAAATTGTTGGCAACAAATCTTGGAACGACTTATTGCCTTA AATGAATTGATAGACATATTAGCAAATGCTATTAAGGAAGAAATTCTGAGAAATGCACGtgctgcaaaatatttttcagtaattttggaCAGCACACCTGATGTGAgtcatgtggagcaaatgacagtCATAATCAGGTTTGTTCAAGTTGATGAAGATAATGCTGTGATAGCtgtgagagaacatttcttgggTTATGTGCCACTACAAGAAACCACTGGTGCTTTCATGGCTGAAACTATTCTGGAAGAGTTCAAGAAAATGGATCTGTGCATTGACAACTTGCGAGGTCAAGGTTATGATAATGGCAGCAATATGAAAGGCAAGCACAATGGTGCACAGAAGAAAATCCTTCAAAGAAATCCCAGGGCACTGTTCATGCCATGCTCAGCTCACACATTAAATCTTGTGGTGAATGATGCAGCAAGTTGCTGCTTAGAAGCAACTAATTTTTTCGGCCTGATACAAAAGCTCTATGTATTCTTCTCAGCCTCAACTCATCGTTGGGATGTACTGAAACGTCATGTACAAAGCTTAACAGTAAAACCTCTGAGTGAAACACGATGGGAGAGTCGGATAGATGCACTAAAACCCATCCGTTACCAAATTGGTGACATATATGATGCTCTTACTGAAATGGCAACAGACTCTACTCTCCTTGGATCATCTGGAAATTCCACACGTGCAGAAGCTAAAGCTCTTGCAAATGGCATTGCAACATTCAAATTTTTGGTTTCATTGATCGTTTGGTATGACATTCTTTTTGAAATAAACATTACCAGCAAGCAACtacaagcaaaagaaaatgatatttcaTCAGCATTAAAACAACTGGAACGCACTAGAATGTTTCTAGAAGAGAGAAGAAGTGATACAGAGTTTGAAAAGGTACTAGTTGATACTACTGAATTGGCTAATGATTTGGAGATAGACCCATTTTTTGTTGCAGATTCCGTTCGtcttaggaaaaagaaaaggcagTTTGACTATGAAGGAGAAGACACACCAGTGCAGAATGCAAAAGTGAACTTTAAAGTTAACTTCTATTTTGCTATACTCGATGTTGCCATCAATTCTGTACTGGAACGTTTTCAGCAACTGCAGCAGATGAagtctgttttcggtttcctgtatgATGTGAAATCACTTAATGGGATAACAAACACACAACTTATGGAACATTGCACCAAGCTGGAAAAAGCACTACGAGATGGAGAAAGCAAGGACATAGACGCCACTGACTTGTGTCATGAACTTCAGGCAGTTGCACGCCGCCTTCAGCCTGACACTGTCATTCCCCTGGATGTTTTAAAGTTCATTTGTGAACAAGGGCTGGTTCACAGTGTACCCAACACATTTGTTGCCTTGCACATTCTGCAAAGTTGTGAGAGGAGcttctcaaaattaaaattaattaagacgTATTTGCGGTCTACAATGACAGAAGAAAGACTTGTAGGTCTAGCTATGGTCTCTATTGAGAACGAGATCGCGCAGAAAGTTGATCTAAAGAATCTAGTGGCTGATTTTGCCAAGAAAAAGGCACGGAAAGcacatttttag